One part of the Acidobacteriota bacterium genome encodes these proteins:
- a CDS encoding putative Ig domain-containing protein yields the protein MRQVIAKFALSRTAIVCIGLAGLISIFGSYVSASVSASSRAALTHLLTASRSVQASKEAAPPQPKSVFTARDSRPLPSLGAGFAPGMDFLAYLRQPAFNASTLTLPAANPFVVCDPITLSYANQSVNINGSLTVNPATGPTNITSYAVQDKGGYTGSVTVNGSGVVSIPNANPAGTYTITIRATNNNIPAGCTPTLTADVTFMLTVNAPPTFTPAIGITRTAGGSVTPAEALNVKILDNLSDDITPLASLTVTINGGSSATVGGVTVNTLSRTNNMYFANIAAACNAATGQVPFTLSVTDGGGLTTTQLLTVTVFANPAPVLTYPNPMTPPLINQGGALTIMPATGPSDNVSVASLTIGNLSGYTGSYCIRGGMPACAMATPAGTVELSNAGPGGGTFTLSVNATDNCGLITPAQFTIKINAPPAISATNPAVRQGNPATNLTLANINDPEDPGSALTVTPLGAGPFTNNGVTLTNVAFNTATGALTADIAASCTATNATFNVTATDSNGLVTMTPVMVTVAPNTPPVLSYPVTVSVGAGALSTMISPSAGPSDNGTISTLSVQSYSGACGTLAINTTPGPNFGKLTLTNAPVMGMTCPVTIRAVDNCGGVSGTTDAMFSIKVTAPIIGISKTHTPIGAMVQPGEVALFQLNYSNTGDQDATGAMLAETVPANTTFEALASAPGWSCADGSPAGTPCTYNIGNIGIGGSGTVFFAVRVVNPVGIGVTQVTNQFTYSDSIIASAMSNVDSVPIIAFPDMAVAKSDHGISSMAGGTVVYDLGYSNVGRRNAAGVVLTEFVPANTTFNATASLPSVWSCADGSPVGTMCTINIGNVAGGGSGLHKFAVDVAAILPLGVVQITNTASISESSGTDPVPANNSSTDTTPVGNGLILSPVAVGRTQGSPATNSTIATATDVLAPVSSVNVIVTSLPPGISVTNITHTPTGTINADVAASCTAALGPNLVGLKATDNAGNMATVNMTVNVAANTAPVLGVYPATGPINPGTSAAVTPSAAPTDNGFIASIAAAAPGFTGTFSVNTTTGVVNVSNAGPSGTYTVTVTATDNCGLTSTAMFQLIVNTPPTITPAATLNLTQGITSPGVAVATVGDLNTPAGSLIVTMESVAPPGVLVSNFVNVAGAITATVAVDCTAALGNHTVMLKVTDGGGLTTTANLIVNVLANPAPVQGNYSASNVNAGAGTTITPSAAPTDNGFITGIVASAPGFTGGFSVNTATGVITVTNAGPMGTFTVTVTATDNCGATSVKTFALTVNCPPITVNLPGVSSGMVSTPFSQSFTQTGGVGAVSFTVNSGVLPAGLILTADGVLSGTPTVTGTFPITVRATDSNGCFGISVTYNLVINCQTITVALPGASTGTVSAAFSQNFSQSGGVGAVTYTLNTGTLPTGLTLGTNGVISGTPLQSGNFPITVKVTDANGCMGVSPTYPLVIACQNIAVTPPVVTTGTVSAAFNQSFTQQGGIGAGNFTLNSGTLPTGLTLSTSGTLAGTPTQSGSFPLTVKYTDANGCMGVSPTYALVIGCQTITVTPPAVTTGTVNAPFNQSFTQTAGLGAVTFTLNTGTLPTGVTLAANGTLAGTPTQTGSFNITVKATDANGCFGISTSYTLVIGCQTITVTPPAVATGTIGAAFSQSFTQTGGVGAVTFTLDSGVLPTGLALSTAGLISGTPAQLGSFPIQVKATDANGCMGLSATYTLVISCQTITVTPPAVATGTVGTPFSQSFAQTGGLGAITFALNTGVLPTGMTLSSSGLLSGTPTQSGSFPITVKVTDVNGCMGISATYTLVIVCQTITVTAPAVATGTVGVPFSQTFTQAGALGNAANFTLNSGALPPGLVLALNGQLSGTPTQAGTFPITVKVTDGNGCTGVSATYTLVISCPTITIAPASLPNGTYGTAYSQTVTASPAGVWNYTVTAGALPNGLSLNATSGLISGTPNFVGTFNFTITAKYYDNCPATKAYTIVINCPVVTLAPANLLTGTIGLGYSQTVTASPAGTYNYAVTTGTLPPGVTINAATGVISGTPTLVGTFTFTITATGANDLAGCPGSKQYTIIINCRTVTISPTTLPGGKVGVAYNQTISATPAAAYAFTVSQGTLPPGLTLNGGTGVLSGTPTTLGTYNFTITATDPDTCPGSQPYSVVITCPVLVLSPTTLPTGTVGVLYQPQNFATTPAGTYSFSITSGTLPAGLSLTSAGLLSGTPTQSGSFPITVTATDANLCTGSRSYTLVINSCPPITVDPQTVVAGVSGSAYTQSFTATGGLAPYTFALSGSLPAGLSLSAAGVLSGTPTQIGSYSFTVFAKDANQCNGARAYTLSVTLGCTFGITPGGQSFAASGGTGTVAVTANSGCGWSATSSDPWITINSGASGTGNGSVAYTVAPDAATGVRVGTLVVAGQSFTITQTGVPRALADFDGDGKTDLSVWRGSVGNWVSINSSNNATQTMSWGAGYAPYNDVIVPGDYDGDGKTDQAIWRGQDSIWYIRKSSDGQPILKYWGANYAPYYDVPTPGDFDGDGKTDLAVWRPTSGTWYVQKSSNGGNLIEVWGQNGDIAVPGDYDGDGKCDFAVWRPSTGNWLIKLSSGGTRTIQWGAGYAPYNDVPVQADYDGDGKTDVAIWRGQDSIWYIRKSSDGQPILKYWGANYAPYNDVPVPGDFDGDGKADIAVWRPLVGTWFINRSSDNAFIIQVHGQSGDVPVPGIKQ from the coding sequence ATGAGACAAGTCATTGCTAAATTCGCCCTCTCTCGCACGGCCATCGTATGCATTGGTTTGGCCGGTCTGATTTCGATCTTTGGCTCTTATGTATCTGCGTCTGTCTCTGCCTCGTCGCGCGCCGCGCTTACCCATCTGTTGACGGCCTCACGCAGTGTGCAAGCGTCCAAAGAAGCCGCGCCACCACAGCCGAAATCCGTTTTTACGGCGCGCGATTCCCGTCCGCTGCCAAGCCTCGGTGCGGGCTTCGCGCCTGGAATGGATTTTTTGGCGTACTTGCGGCAGCCAGCGTTCAACGCCAGCACCCTGACCTTGCCAGCAGCTAACCCGTTTGTGGTTTGCGACCCCATCACGCTGTCTTATGCGAACCAGAGCGTCAATATCAACGGCTCGCTCACCGTTAACCCCGCGACCGGGCCGACAAATATCACTTCTTACGCGGTACAAGACAAAGGTGGTTATACGGGCAGCGTTACAGTCAATGGCTCAGGTGTGGTTTCGATTCCCAATGCCAACCCTGCTGGCACTTACACCATTACCATTCGGGCCACCAACAACAATATCCCTGCGGGCTGCACCCCGACGCTGACAGCGGATGTCACCTTTATGCTGACAGTGAATGCTCCGCCGACCTTCACACCGGCGATTGGGATTACGCGCACGGCGGGTGGCAGCGTCACGCCGGCGGAAGCGTTGAATGTGAAGATCCTTGACAATCTGTCTGACGATATCACGCCCCTGGCCAGCCTGACTGTGACTATCAACGGCGGTTCCAGCGCAACCGTGGGTGGCGTGACCGTGAACACCCTGTCCAGAACGAACAACATGTACTTTGCCAATATTGCGGCGGCCTGTAACGCCGCCACCGGCCAAGTGCCCTTCACCTTATCGGTCACCGATGGGGGCGGGTTGACCACAACCCAGTTGTTAACGGTCACGGTGTTTGCCAATCCGGCGCCGGTGCTGACTTATCCAAACCCCATGACGCCGCCCCTCATCAATCAAGGCGGGGCGCTTACGATCATGCCCGCCACCGGCCCGAGTGATAACGTCAGTGTGGCGAGCCTCACGATTGGGAATTTGAGTGGCTACACAGGCAGTTATTGCATTCGGGGTGGGATGCCCGCCTGCGCGATGGCCACGCCGGCAGGGACAGTGGAACTGTCGAATGCCGGGCCGGGGGGCGGCACGTTCACGCTCAGCGTGAATGCCACCGATAATTGCGGCCTGATCACACCGGCCCAGTTCACGATAAAGATCAATGCTCCGCCCGCGATTTCAGCCACCAATCCAGCCGTGCGCCAGGGCAATCCGGCCACCAATCTGACGCTGGCCAATATCAATGACCCGGAAGACCCAGGCTCGGCGTTGACAGTTACTCCGCTGGGAGCGGGACCCTTTACGAACAATGGTGTGACCTTGACCAACGTTGCGTTCAATACCGCGACGGGCGCGTTGACGGCTGACATCGCCGCGTCTTGTACGGCCACTAATGCCACCTTTAATGTGACGGCCACCGATTCCAATGGCCTTGTCACCATGACCCCGGTCATGGTGACGGTCGCGCCGAACACGCCGCCAGTCTTGAGCTATCCTGTTACGGTAAGCGTTGGGGCCGGTGCCCTCAGTACCATGATCAGTCCGTCTGCGGGCCCCAGTGACAACGGGACGATTAGCACTCTGAGTGTTCAAAGTTACAGTGGCGCGTGTGGTACGCTCGCCATCAACACGACGCCGGGGCCGAACTTCGGCAAGCTCACGCTGACCAACGCGCCTGTCATGGGCATGACCTGCCCGGTCACGATCAGAGCCGTTGACAATTGCGGCGGGGTGAGTGGCACAACAGACGCCATGTTTAGCATTAAAGTGACCGCGCCCATCATCGGGATCAGCAAGACGCACACGCCCATTGGGGCAATGGTGCAACCGGGTGAAGTCGCGTTGTTCCAGCTTAACTATTCCAATACCGGTGATCAGGATGCGACTGGAGCCATGCTGGCCGAAACGGTGCCTGCCAACACCACCTTTGAAGCCCTGGCTAGCGCACCGGGCTGGTCATGCGCGGACGGTTCTCCGGCGGGCACGCCTTGTACTTACAACATCGGCAACATTGGCATCGGCGGTTCCGGCACGGTCTTCTTTGCGGTGCGCGTAGTGAATCCCGTCGGCATCGGTGTGACGCAGGTGACCAATCAGTTCACCTACTCCGACAGCATCATTGCCTCGGCGATGTCCAACGTTGACAGCGTCCCCATCATTGCCTTTCCGGATATGGCGGTCGCCAAATCCGATCACGGCATCAGCTCGATGGCGGGCGGGACGGTTGTTTATGACTTGGGCTACAGCAATGTGGGCCGCCGGAATGCGGCCGGTGTTGTGCTGACTGAATTCGTTCCCGCGAATACGACGTTCAACGCGACGGCCAGTTTGCCTTCGGTGTGGTCATGCGCCGATGGCTCGCCTGTGGGGACGATGTGTACGATCAATATCGGCAACGTCGCGGGCGGCGGTTCAGGGCTGCATAAATTCGCCGTGGATGTGGCGGCCATACTGCCCCTCGGCGTCGTGCAAATCACCAACACCGCCTCCATCAGCGAGAGCAGTGGCACCGATCCGGTGCCGGCGAATAATAGTTCGACCGATACGACGCCGGTCGGCAATGGCTTGATCCTGAGTCCCGTGGCCGTGGGGCGCACGCAAGGTTCGCCCGCCACCAATTCCACCATCGCCACCGCGACCGATGTGCTGGCGCCGGTTTCGAGCGTGAACGTGATCGTGACTTCGTTGCCGCCGGGCATCAGCGTCACTAACATCACGCACACGCCTACGGGCACGATCAACGCCGATGTCGCGGCCAGTTGCACGGCGGCGCTCGGGCCGAATTTGGTCGGCCTCAAAGCCACCGACAACGCCGGTAATATGGCGACCGTCAATATGACGGTCAACGTTGCCGCGAACACCGCGCCGGTCTTGGGTGTCTATCCGGCCACAGGCCCGATCAACCCGGGCACGAGCGCGGCGGTGACGCCCAGCGCCGCGCCGACTGACAACGGCTTTATCGCCAGCATCGCCGCCGCCGCGCCAGGCTTCACTGGCACCTTCAGCGTCAACACGACGACGGGCGTCGTCAACGTCAGCAACGCCGGGCCGTCCGGGACATATACCGTCACGGTGACCGCGACAGATAATTGCGGTTTGACCAGCACGGCGATGTTCCAACTGATCGTCAATACGCCGCCGACGATTACGCCTGCTGCCACCCTGAACTTGACGCAGGGCATCACGTCTCCGGGCGTAGCGGTTGCGACGGTGGGCGATCTCAATACGCCCGCAGGCAGTTTGATTGTGACGATGGAGTCAGTGGCGCCGCCGGGCGTTCTGGTGTCGAACTTCGTCAATGTCGCGGGCGCGATCACCGCGACGGTTGCGGTGGATTGCACGGCGGCGCTCGGCAATCACACCGTCATGCTTAAAGTGACGGATGGCGGCGGTCTGACGACCACGGCCAATCTGATCGTCAACGTGTTGGCGAACCCTGCGCCGGTGCAGGGCAATTATTCGGCTTCCAATGTGAATGCGGGTGCGGGCACGACCATCACGCCGAGCGCCGCGCCGACCGACAACGGCTTCATCACCGGCATCGTCGCCAGCGCGCCGGGCTTTACCGGCGGGTTCAGTGTGAACACGGCGACCGGCGTCATCACGGTTACCAATGCCGGGCCGATGGGCACGTTTACTGTGACGGTCACGGCGACCGACAATTGCGGCGCGACCAGCGTCAAAACCTTTGCGCTGACGGTCAACTGTCCGCCCATCACGGTCAACCTGCCAGGCGTGAGCAGCGGGATGGTCAGCACGCCGTTTAGCCAGAGCTTCACGCAAACCGGCGGCGTGGGCGCGGTCAGTTTCACCGTGAATTCAGGCGTCTTGCCCGCCGGGTTGATACTGACAGCGGACGGCGTTCTTTCGGGCACGCCGACCGTGACGGGTACCTTCCCGATTACGGTGCGGGCGACCGATAGCAACGGCTGTTTTGGCATTAGCGTCACTTACAACCTGGTGATCAATTGCCAAACGATCACGGTTGCCCTGCCTGGGGCCAGCACGGGTACAGTGAGCGCGGCCTTTAGCCAGAACTTCTCGCAAAGCGGCGGCGTGGGCGCGGTTACTTATACGCTGAATACGGGCACGCTGCCGACCGGCCTTACGCTTGGCACGAACGGTGTAATCTCCGGCACGCCCCTGCAATCGGGCAATTTCCCAATTACGGTGAAGGTGACCGATGCCAACGGCTGTATGGGCGTCAGCCCGACGTATCCGCTGGTCATCGCTTGCCAGAACATCGCGGTCACGCCGCCTGTCGTGACGACGGGCACGGTCAGCGCCGCGTTTAATCAAAGCTTCACGCAACAAGGCGGCATTGGCGCGGGCAACTTCACGCTCAATTCGGGCACCTTGCCCACGGGATTGACACTTTCGACGAGTGGCACCTTGGCGGGCACGCCGACGCAATCGGGCAGTTTCCCGCTGACGGTCAAATACACCGACGCCAACGGTTGTATGGGCGTGAGTCCGACTTATGCGCTGGTCATTGGCTGCCAAACGATCACGGTGACGCCGCCCGCCGTCACGACGGGAACGGTGAATGCGCCTTTCAATCAAAGCTTCACGCAAACTGCCGGACTGGGCGCGGTGACCTTCACGCTCAACACGGGCACGTTGCCGACGGGCGTGACACTGGCGGCGAACGGCACCCTGGCGGGCACGCCGACGCAAACGGGCAGCTTCAACATCACGGTCAAAGCGACCGATGCCAACGGCTGCTTTGGGATCAGCACCTCATACACGCTGGTCATCGGTTGCCAAACGATCACAGTGACGCCGCCTGCCGTTGCGACAGGCACGATTGGCGCGGCGTTTAGCCAGAGCTTCACGCAAACGGGCGGTGTGGGCGCGGTCACGTTCACGCTCGATTCGGGTGTGCTGCCGACCGGGCTGGCGCTCTCGACTGCCGGGCTGATTTCGGGCACGCCCGCGCAACTGGGCAGCTTCCCGATTCAGGTCAAAGCGACCGATGCGAATGGCTGTATGGGACTCAGCGCGACTTATACGCTGGTCATCAGTTGCCAAACCATCACGGTGACGCCGCCCGCCGTCGCGACGGGCACGGTGGGCACGCCGTTTAGCCAGAGCTTCGCGCAAACGGGCGGCCTGGGGGCCATCACGTTTGCGCTTAACACGGGCGTGTTGCCGACCGGCATGACGCTGTCTTCGAGCGGCTTGCTATCGGGCACGCCGACGCAATCGGGCAGCTTCCCCATCACAGTCAAAGTCACCGATGTGAATGGCTGTATGGGCATCAGCGCGACTTACACGCTGGTCATTGTTTGCCAGACGATCACGGTCACGGCCCCGGCGGTCGCCACGGGCACAGTGGGCGTGCCGTTTAGCCAAACCTTCACGCAAGCGGGCGCGCTGGGCAATGCGGCGAACTTCACGCTCAACTCCGGTGCCTTGCCGCCGGGCCTGGTGTTGGCCTTGAACGGACAGCTTTCCGGCACACCGACGCAAGCGGGCACCTTCCCTATCACGGTCAAGGTGACCGATGGCAATGGCTGCACGGGCGTGAGCGCTACGTACACGCTGGTCATCTCGTGCCCGACCATCACGATTGCCCCGGCTAGCTTGCCGAATGGCACTTATGGCACGGCGTATAGCCAAACGGTGACGGCTTCGCCCGCAGGCGTTTGGAATTACACGGTGACGGCGGGCGCGCTGCCAAACGGCTTGTCGCTCAATGCGACTTCGGGCCTCATCAGCGGCACGCCCAACTTTGTCGGGACGTTCAACTTCACGATCACGGCCAAGTATTACGACAACTGCCCGGCGACGAAGGCCTACACCATCGTCATCAACTGCCCGGTGGTCACGCTTGCGCCCGCGAATTTGCTGACCGGCACGATAGGTTTGGGCTACAGCCAAACCGTCACGGCCAGTCCGGCGGGAACCTATAACTACGCGGTGACCACCGGCACCTTGCCGCCGGGGGTGACGATCAATGCCGCAACGGGCGTGATCAGCGGCACGCCGACGCTGGTCGGAACGTTTACGTTCACGATCACGGCCACCGGGGCGAATGATCTGGCGGGCTGCCCCGGCAGCAAGCAATACACGATCATCATCAATTGCCGGACGGTCACGATTTCGCCCACGACGCTGCCGGGCGGCAAAGTCGGCGTGGCCTACAACCAAACGATTTCGGCGACGCCAGCGGCGGCGTATGCCTTCACCGTCTCGCAAGGGACGTTGCCGCCGGGCCTAACGCTGAATGGCGGCACCGGCGTGCTGTCGGGCACACCGACGACGCTGGGCACGTATAACTTCACGATCACGGCGACTGACCCGGATACCTGTCCGGGCAGCCAGCCTTACAGCGTGGTGATTACCTGCCCGGTGCTGGTGCTCTCGCCCACGACGTTGCCCACAGGCACGGTCGGCGTGCTTTACCAGCCGCAGAATTTCGCCACGACACCAGCAGGAACCTATTCCTTCTCCATCACCAGCGGCACGTTGCCGGCGGGGTTGAGCTTGACCAGCGCGGGCTTGCTGAGCGGCACGCCCACGCAAAGCGGCAGCTTCCCGATTACGGTCACGGCGACCGATGCGAATCTGTGCACCGGCAGCCGCAGTTACACGCTGGTGATCAACAGTTGCCCGCCCATCACGGTTGATCCGCAAACGGTGGTCGCGGGCGTTTCAGGTTCGGCGTATACCCAGAGCTTTACGGCAACGGGCGGACTCGCGCCGTATACCTTTGCGCTGAGCGGTTCGTTGCCTGCGGGCTTGTCGCTGAGCGCGGCTGGCGTTCTTTCCGGTACGCCGACGCAAATCGGCAGCTACAGCTTCACGGTCTTTGCGAAAGACGCCAACCAATGCAACGGCGCGCGTGCTTACACGTTGAGCGTGACGTTGGGCTGCACCTTTGGGATTACACCCGGTGGACAGAGCTTCGCGGCCAGCGGCGGGACGGGCACGGTGGCGGTGACCGCCAACAGCGGCTGCGGTTGGAGCGCGACGAGCAGCGATCCGTGGATCACGATCAACAGCGGCGCCAGCGGAACGGGCAATGGCAGCGTCGCCTATACAGTTGCGCCGGATGCGGCCACGGGCGTGCGTGTCGGCACGTTGGTGGTGGCGGGCCAGTCCTTCACGATCACGCAAACCGGTGTGCCGCGCGCGCTGGCCGATTTCGATGGCGACGGCAAGACGGACTTGAGTGTCTGGCGCGGTTCGGTGGGCAATTGGGTGAGCATCAATAGCAGCAACAACGCGACCCAGACGATGTCGTGGGGCGCGGGTTATGCGCCTTACAACGATGTCATCGTGCCGGGCGATTACGACGGCGACGGCAAGACCGATCAAGCCATTTGGCGCGGGCAGGATTCGATCTGGTACATCCGCAAATCGTCGGATGGCCAGCCGATTCTGAAGTATTGGGGGGCGAATTATGCGCCTTACTACGATGTGCCGACGCCGGGCGATTTCGATGGCGACGGCAAAACAGACCTCGCGGTCTGGCGGCCCACCAGCGGGACGTGGTATGTGCAGAAGAGTTCGAACGGCGGCAACCTGATTGAGGTTTGGGGCCAAAATGGCGACATAGCCGTGCCGGGCGATTACGATGGCGATGGCAAGTGTGATTTTGCCGTCTGGCGTCCGTCAACCGGCAATTGGCTCATCAAGCTCAGCAGCGGCGGTACACGCACCATTCAATGGGGCGCTGGTTACGCGCCTTACAATGATGTGCCCGTGCAAGCTGATTACGACGGCGATGGCAAGACCGACGTGGCCATCTGGCGTGGGCAGGATTCGATCTGGTACATCCGCAAATCGTCGGATGGTCAGCCGATTCTGAAATACTGGGGCGCCAATTACGCGCCTTACAATGATGTACCGGTGCCGGGCGATTTCGATGGCGACGGCAAAGCCGACATCGCCGTCTGGCGACCCCTGGTCGGAACCTGGTTCATCAACCGTAGCTCGGATAATGCGTTTATCATCCAGGTTCACGGCCAGTCCGGCGACGTGCCCGTGCCCGGCATTAAGCAGTAG